A window of Pelomonas sp. SE-A7 genomic DNA:
GCGGATGGCCCTTGCCGTTTTGCACGCCGCTGTCGGCGCCGACCATGGCGAAGGGGTAGGCCATGATGCGCTTCACGTCTTCCTCGCTCATGCCGTGGAAGGTCATCTGGGCGCCGCCGGCCTGCACGATGTCGAGCAGGGTCTCGATCTCGGACTCCATGGTCGCCGGACGGCCGCGCTGCAGATTGATCTGGCTGATGTTGCGGCCGTTGAGGCTGGCATCGGCGCCGTGACGGGCCACGACGGCGTATGAGAAATCGGGCCGCTTGCCGCGCCTGGCGCTGGCCAGGATGTCGGCGGCAATGCGTTGGCGCGTGGGCGCGTCCTGCAGCCGCAGCCGGATCTGCTCCTGGCCGCCCTCCACCGCCCAGTCGGGCAGCATCACCGTGAGCTGGGTGCTCGAAGCCGTGTACGGGTACTGGTCTATGGTCACGTCCAGGCCGTCGGCGCGGGCCTTCTCGATCAGGGCCAGGGTCTCCTTCGATCGGCCCCAATTGGCCGGCGCACCGACCTTGAAATGCGAGATCTGCACCGGCAGGCCGGCCTGGCGGCCTATGTCCAGCGCCTCGTTGATCGCCTCGACCACCTTGGACGCCTCGTCGCGGATATGCGAGGCATAGACCCCGTGGTGGCGGGCCGCCGCCTTGGCCAGGCCCACGACCTCGGGCGTGTCGCTGTACAGGCCTGGCAGGTAGATCAGGCCGGTGGACAGGCCCACCGCCCCCTCGCGCATGGCTTGATCCACCAGCGCCTCCATGCGCTGCTGCTCCTCGGCCGTGGCGGCGCGTCGGGCCAGGCCCATGACCTGGCGGCGCACCGTGTTGTGGCCGACCAGGCTGGCCACGTTGATCGAGGTGCCGCCGACCTTGCCCATCTGCTCGAAGAAGGACTGGATGCCCTTGTCCTCCGAGCTTCCGCAGTTGCCGGTGACCACGGTGGTGACGCCATCCTGCACGAAGTTGTCGGCCGTGGGCCGCTCGAACAGGCCGCCCTCGATGTGGCCATGGGTGTCTATGAATCCGGGCGCCACGATGCGGTCGCGCGCCTCGATCACACGGCGCGCCTTGGCCCCGGCCAGCGGGCCTATGGCAGCGATGCGGCCATCCTTGACCGCCAGATCGGCACGGTACCAGGCGTTGCCGCTGCCATCGACGATGCGGCCGCCGCGTATCAAGAGGTCGAATTCCGGCGGCTGCAGCTGGGGCGGCGTGGCCGGACCGGCACAGGCGACCAGCAGGCCGGCAAGAAACAGGGGCGCGAGCAGACGGCGGTAGGCCGGAGACTTCATGGCGGCTATCCAGGGACGAGGTGGGCCATTATGGAAATCCGGCGGCGCCCGGCAACGTTTACGCTGCGCAGGCGGGCGCTGCACGCCCCGGCGGCCGGCAATTTCGCCCGGCCCGGCGCCTCGCTTGAACCTTTTGCGCCGCGGCTGGCATACAAGCGGTACTGAAACGGGATGGACATGC
This region includes:
- a CDS encoding D-aminoacylase — its product is MKSPAYRRLLAPLFLAGLLVACAGPATPPQLQPPEFDLLIRGGRIVDGSGNAWYRADLAVKDGRIAAIGPLAGAKARRVIEARDRIVAPGFIDTHGHIEGGLFERPTADNFVQDGVTTVVTGNCGSSEDKGIQSFFEQMGKVGGTSINVASLVGHNTVRRQVMGLARRAATAEEQQRMEALVDQAMREGAVGLSTGLIYLPGLYSDTPEVVGLAKAAARHHGVYASHIRDEASKVVEAINEALDIGRQAGLPVQISHFKVGAPANWGRSKETLALIEKARADGLDVTIDQYPYTASSTQLTVMLPDWAVEGGQEQIRLRLQDAPTRQRIAADILASARRGKRPDFSYAVVARHGADASLNGRNISQINLQRGRPATMESEIETLLDIVQAGGAQMTFHGMSEEDVKRIMAYPFAMVGADSGVQNGKGHPHPRGYGTNARVLGKYVREEQVMRLEEAVRRMTSLAAQRFSLKDRGLLRPGYAADIVVFDDKTVKDRATFESPHQFSEGFEAVVVNGVLTVEAGKHSGARAGKGLKQGG